AAAAGCTGCCACGACACGTCCATGGAGCCTGCAGCTGTTTCTCTCACAGGGCCGTGGCAGGGATGCGCATTCTGCCCACTCTTGTCTGCTGAGTTCAAACAAGGGTGAATGTGCACTTGGAACGCTCCAGCAGGACAGAACTGCTGGGACTGTTAGGAGCGAGGCGGTAGGCTAGGAACTTCGCAGGCCAAGAGTGGGTCATGTGGGCTGCAAGGGGGAGGCCACCAGCACAGATGCTATGAGTCATTGCAGGTTGAATTCTGGGGCACAGAGGAGCtcaggagggacaggcagagaTGCCAGTCAGAAGGAAATGGAAGGTTTGTGGTCAAGTTGGCACTGGGTCACCTGCCTCCAAGGGCCAAGTGCCAAGGGACTCACAGCCTTGGTAGTGACAGGCAGAAGCCGAGATGGACTCGTATGGAAGCAGGAGCCTTTGtcagggggcagggtggaggtgaGGGTCTCTCACTCACTTGCCCTCAGGaatgtgggccctggcctctcaCAGGAAGGCCTACTCTTCCAGAGGCTGGACCACAGCCACTTGCTAGCTAGCCCCTGGCTGGGCTGGAGTTGGGCCCTCCACTTTCCCCCTGGGCCACTTGACCAGCAGAATCTTGGGAGGAAGGCCAGGGGCCAGGGAGGTCAGAGGACGCAGCAAGGAGGCTCACACTGCGTGGGAAGGTGGGATGTCGCAAGACAGACACGTTGGTCTCCGAGCTGCTGTCCGTCCGGCTGGTGCCCAGGATGTTTTGCAGCGCCACTTGACTCAGGCAGCCGAGGTCGTGTAGAACGCGGCAGGCATCATGGCGGAACCGGACACCCACGAAAGCATAGAGGATGGGGTTGAGATAGCAGTGGCTGAAGCCCACCATTTCACACACCatgatggcagtgcccaggtcaTCTTTGGCCATGCAGCTGGTCTTGCTGGCCTCCAGCTTGAGAAGCGTGTCCCAGAAGATGACCACATGGTACGGGCTCCAGCAGAGCAGGAAGACCCCCGTCACCAAGATGGCCACTTTGACTGCCTTCCGCCGCTGCAGCCGCTGGGACTGGCACAGCACTCTCACAATGGCTGCGTAGCAGTAGCACATGAGCACCGAGGGCAGGAAGAAGCCCACGATGTGATACAGAAAGCGCGTCGCCAACCAGGCGTTGCTAGCGTGCATCCCATACTCTTTGAAGTGGCAGATGCTCAGGTTGTCACTCTCCGGCCAGACCTCCGTGAAGAGCAGGTCAGGCAGTGTCAGCAGAAGGGAGGCAACCCAGACCACCAGGCACGTCAGGTGGACAGACAGGACACGCTGCTTCCGGAAGGTCCGCACAGCATACACCACGGCCAGGTAGCGGtccacactgatgcagcccagcagCAGGCTGCTGCTGTAGAAGGTGATCCTGTTGGTGGCACTGAGCAGCTTGCAGAGGAAGGTTCCAAAGATCCAGCCAGCCAAGCTCTCCACCACCCCAAACGGGAAGGTGAGCACAAGCAGCAGATTGGCCAAGGccaggtggaagaggaagagctCGGTGGAGGTGCGGGAGTGTCGATAGCGCCACAGGATCACCAGGACCAGGAGGttgcccagggcccccagcagGAATATCAGCAGGTAGACAGGCACCAGGATCTTGAAGGATGGTGCAGAGCCGTCCTCCCCTTCTGGGCACAGATAGTCATCCGAGAAGTTTCCATCATTTTCCGAGCCGTTGTAGTAATCAATCTATGAAACAATGAGCGGGGAGGGCCAATTAGAGGCAGAACCACGCTTGCCCGGGCCCTGTAATGCTAATTCCCTGCCAGGGTGCTTGGAGAGAGACCCTCGCCAGAGAGAAGAACATGCCCACTTTGCAACCTACCACCCTCCTGGCATCTGCCTGGCCTGGCATCCCAGCCCCAGGGTCTGACACAGGCACTTCCAGACAAGGGCTGGTCTACTCCAACATCCTCCAGGGCCGAGAACTGAGAGCTGCTGTGGTTGCAGGTCCTTCTCTGGACACTGCCCAGTGCTGGCAACTCTCTGAAGCCCCACCAGCCTGGGACCTGAGTACCCAAAGAACTGGCTGCTACCAGATGAGTTGGCCAAAATCTCATGGTCGTCTTCTCTTTGagccccccagcccacccccaccTGCACATCTGAAGCTGGGGCTTCCACCTGGTGCGCCTGTGGGTCTTGCCTTTTAATATTGCAACTGCCTTGGGCACTTCATGCTGAAGGGTGGCTTGAACACTCACATCTGACACATAcacctctcacagcccaatcctaacccacgctggaacagggaggcagctagcctgccccatatccagagcaggattggggctgcctgtggctcagcccggggcaaggggaatacattccccttacccctagtaaTGCCTATTTTaatggggctacctggatctgcgccacctaaagtggtggcgcagatccaagcagctcagAGCGAGCCGACAAATGCCAGACCCCCCCCACTCACTCAGCCAtggcccaccctccccagaacatctccttcccacccttcctccgCCTCTGTGCCCGCCTGACTCGGTTGGCACAGGCTTACCATTGCAGCAACCTGGCAGGGCTTgggttggcctctggaggccagtgcatggatgtgctCTAGCCTTCCTCCTCACTCGGTGGCACAAATGTGACTTATGACATCCCAGGGGCGGCACACACCACCGGTTTGCGACACTGTGGGGCCAGCACAGGGGCCATGTGCCGGCCTATCCCGGGGTTGAGCTTGAGCTGTCAGTCTATTCAGGCAGCTTGGAATAATATGGGAGTGTTTCCCAAAATGCCTTGCTTGTTTCCAACTAGGGTCACAAACCCTCCAGGAAACCACGGAAAGCGATCCTTGAGATGTTCACAAGTCCTGCCTaactacgggtgcaatcctaaccccttatgtcagtactttccagcactggcgtagcggtgccaatgggacgtgtgctgcatcctgcagttgggtgtcactcacagaggcctcctcaaagtaagggaatgcttgttcccttatctcagagctgcattgcccttatgtcagtgctggaaagtactgacataaggggtgaggattgcaccctatgtgacATTGCGTTGTGCTGgggaaaaatctccaggaatgaaACTTTGGTCAGAGTTGCAAGCTTCGTATTAACTCTGTCTGGGCTCAGAAGCTTTTCACACACAGAGGGGCAGTGCAGCAATTGTGCCTTCCAAAGGAGCCAGGTGGTGGACAACTTTGGAGCGCTGCACATGCTCTTATTGGGCTAACTCAGCTGGCGGGCTGTGGGGTATGGAGGGTCACCCCCAGACATTCCAGGTGCTGAGTGGGAGACCTCTCCCAGGCTTGCCAGAAGCATGCTACTGTCACTCCCTCCCCCAATACTCCATCCCTTTTTCTGGACAAATATCTGATCAGAACAGAGCCCGGGGTGGGTGGTGGCATCCTGCCGTGGCCTCAGGTGAGCCACCAGAGGAATCCAAATCTCTGCGACTTCTCCAGGAGCACTAGAGCAAATCCTAATCACTCCTGGGCTGGGCCCCCAGTACCGGCTTGATTGCCCTGATACTGGGCAGGCAGTGTACACCTtctgcaaaaacacacacactgccctGGATCCCGGGACTGTGATGCTGGAAGGGCTGTTGGAGCCAACCAAGCCAGCAGCCAAACACGCTGGGCAAGGCCTACTGGTTGCTTTGGAGCTTCAAAAGGCTCTGTGCCAGCCCTGGCCGTTGCCTCCTCTTCTCTGTGTGACCTGTTGGCATCACCCTCACCACGGAGCCCAggtgctgaattccccccccccccagccctaacTAACAGGCAGGGAGTGTGAAAAGGAAAGGTGGAAACGGTTGAGAAGGTGCACTTAGTAAGGCCGAGCTTCCAGGACCTGCAGacgcccttcctccccacccacccacaaggCAGGGCCACTCCTCCCCTTGCAGGAGCTCAGCACATTTGAGGCCGAGGGGAGAGGCTGCACCTGAGCGGTCCTGGGAGAACCCAGTCCTCTGATTTGGGGCAAAAGCTGTTTGCGCAGCACAATTGGGCTGCCCTCATCTTGGCCACAGAGCAACTTCCTTCCCTTGCCAAACTGTTTTTTAAGGGTTGAAAAGCCGGGTAAAAACCTCAAACTGCAATAAAATGAGAAAGTGATGAAtgatcatttgtgtgtgtgtttctttgtttAGGAGATCTACACCTCATCTTTCCCTAGAGGAGCATGAAAAAAAAGGTAAGAAAAAGTGGGCGGCTGACTGAAGTATGGGGTAGACAGGAAAGGGCCGTGAGGCAGACTGTCTGTGTGCTGCATCATTTTTACCAGCGGGGTAGACCTcattccccaccccaaacacccaGGCTCCCTCCTGTTCACGGGCACTTCTGGGTGCCCCTAGGTAGTCCGTTCAGTTAGGAGCTGTGGGTGTGGCTCCTGCCCTGTGTGAGATGCTCCAGGAGGAGTGTTGGCCTGTACCCTGCTTAAGTCAACTCATCCCAACTGAATCAGTCCTGGAGTCAGTGGGAGCTGAACTGGAGAAGTTGCTGGCACCTAAAGGTGCATTAAGTCaataaggcagcaactgttaGTTCTTAGACTTGCAACCTGCCTCTCTGGCCAAGCTCCCAAGTAGCTCCCAATTAAACGTCTCATCAGAAGGTAATCCCCTAACATCACAGCCCATCACAGCAGCTTGGGAGCTGGCTGTCCAAGCCCCCCAAAAGTCCCAGCACCAGGAGACACCAACAGGAACATCACCTCTCCAATCAGTGCAGGCTCCCCAGGTTCTCTGGGGGCTACAAGGGCCAATCAAAGGCCTGCAGAGCATCGTTACCAAAGTCACAGAGGCCCTGCCAGGGCGGTGGCAGGAAAGGTGAGGGTGGGAGCAAGACCTGCACCTCCCACCTCTAGGCAACTCAGTATCAGCCACTAGGCAGATGGAGGTCAAAAAGAGAAGTTGACTtgctcttgggggtggggggagccactcctctctctctctctctcccatggGACAGAGGGGCTCAGTTATCCTGACTGCAGCGGAAGTCTCTCAAACCTGTGAAGTGCTAGATGAACCACTGCTTAGCAGCTCCTTCCTGTCGAAGAGAACCACCCAAATCTAGCTGTACTCAGTCCTCAAACGTGCTGCCTTTGCAAGTCCCCTTTGACAGTCCCAGGCCCCCTGGGTGGGCCCATCAGGAGAGAACTCATGGGAACCGCATGTCAGCCACCCGGGCTCACCAGGGAGGGGGGTAGCTGTGCAGGTGCTGAGTGCAGCCCCTGCCCAGAATTCGCTGCCCCTTTTGCCAGTGGGTGTGGAGCTGGCTGTGCACTGCACCCCCACCTCCCAGGGCATCTCCCAGACACAGCTCTGTGAGGCCAGCTGGTCTGCTGTCTTTGAGTGGCTCACACACCAGCCTTGCAGAAGCTGCTCTGCCACTGCAGCAACCTTTGGGTGGCAGACCTCAAATCACAGGAACGAGCCCGAGATACATTCTGGGTCTGGCAACCAAGCAGCCATTTCCCTTGCAAAGGCACTTTCAGAGTCCCCTTCACTTGCTATCAataaaaatcccaaacaaaaaACCCCTTAGCCCTGGTTAGCCCTTTCTGGCCCCTGTCGGAATCTGGACAGACTGTACTGGAAGGGCTCAGAAAAGAAGCTGGCTCCAAGAGCCAGAGAAGAGACTACCCTTGGCAAAGGCAGCAGCCAgagaacatgggggggggcacctggcAACTGCCCTTCTCCACACATCCATCATACATGCCTGTCTCATGTGCTTGCACCCTTGCAGCCACCAGGAGCTATCATGGACTGCAACTAGTACAGAAGGGTGCGAGCTCAGCACTTGGGAAGCAAGCTGATGAAGCTGATCCAACCTGCAACCTCTCACCCTCACATGATGAAGCCAGAGGTGTGGAGTAGATCAAAGAGGTGTGATGCTGGATCCTAGGACAGCTTGCCTGTTGCTTCTTTCCAAGACCTGGGTGAGTGGGCAGGTGGACAGGTCCTCCAATCTCCAAAACAAACAGGTCAAGAGACCTTCCAGAGCACCCAACATACTGCTTGTCTCTCCAATGTCTTTGTTGAGACAGGCGAACCAAGTTCAGCTCCCTCTCAGGAACTTTCCTAGCCAGTTTCCTCCCTCTCTAGGGCTGAGCCACCCATTTTGCCTTTGCACGGATCTCTTTCAGAAAGGAGATGCTCCTGGAGGCCTTGGGGAGCAGATTCAGCAAGCCCACCCCAGGGACTTGCCAGCGGCTTCTGGCTCACCAGATCTGCTGAAGCCCTCGGATGGGAACATCAGTGCATCAGCAAGGACCTGGGCTCCCAATCTAGATCCCATGTAGAGGGGCCCGGTGACAGgcttcttccactccccccccacacccGATCTCCCCTCAGCAAAGGCCTGCACAACTGCAACTCACCCACAGATCTATCACCATTGAGCTGAGGTCCTCCTGGGCCATGGCTGTGCTCAGCAGAAGCCTGGCTTTGTCTCAAGTGCCTCCACCAAGTGGGAGGAAGAGCGGATGAGGAACGCTCACCTCTATTTTGCAATGCAAATCGGGTATCTCCCCCAAGAAGAGGCAGTGATTCTTCTCAGAATTGGCTTAGATTAGGAACAAAGTCCAGAATAGAAGAGGTAGTGATTCTTCTCAGAATTGGCTCAATCAAATCTGAACAGGAGCCTTCTGTGAAGGGACagaggtcttggactggcctCTTGAGAAGAAGCTCTTTGGAAGTCCCACCATGAGCTGAACTCCAGGAAAGCAGGAGCTCTGATGAAGAGAGGGTGCAGGAATGAGCTCTTGTGTCTCCTTCTGTACAGCCTCTTAGCAGGACCAGTATGGCCATCCTCGCAGCCCCATGGctacttactccccccccccccacaaaaagaaACCCTCATCTGCCTGatgtccttttatttatttactatatttctaaCCCGCCtctctccctgaagggacccaaggcagcttacaacaaatctcagaatacaaaaacataaatcacaattaaatcaaattaaaaacattaaaataaatgggggaAAACAGCAGTCCTGGAACTGAAAATGTGGTCTGCAGATGCTGTGCCTCCCCCAAGCCAGATGCAGGCAGGAAGCTGCTTCACACAACACGCCATTTTTGTGGTCCAAGGTGGCAGAAGCGAGCCACTGTCACTCAGGGCTATGGGGCTGGGGACGGCAGTTGCTGGCTGGCCTGTTGGGCTCAGCTTGGCTGATCTCAGGCTGTGCTGGCCTGAATGACATAAATATCTCAGAGCTGGTTGGAGCCCCAGCAGCACCCACGATCTCTCTGCCTGCTGTTGTGTGGGCAGCTTCACCTCCCTTCAAAGTCAAGGAGGCAAAAGGGTCCACATCCCCCTGAAACCCCCTGAAGAGAATTGTTTCTCCTGCATTCATCTTGAGAGTTTGCTCATCATGTCACGTCTCTTATCTCTGTGACCATCTGCAGAAGAGAGTTACAGGAAGAGAGAAAGTATGAACAGAACACCAGAGAATTCAGTAGAGCAAGAGAGCGAACAAGAGACTGTTCTTCCCGAAAACACTACCATAAGAATTCCCAGCCCCCCTCCTCAAAGACAGTCCCTGGGGAAGAGACAAAAGGAATTATCTTAACAAACCAgacttatgcacatttactcagaagtagatcccatgGCATTTAATGAgactaagattgcaatcctaaccacactttcctgagagtaagctccattgaacaaaataggacttacttctgagtagacctggttaggcttatgCCCTAAGGACCCAAtactatcctactttccagtatTGATACAGCCACAATGAAACCCCAATGGagcattcccttagcttgagatcatgttggcaaccttcagtctcgaaagactatggtatcgcgctctgaaaggtggttctggaacagcgtctagtgtggctgaaaaggccaattcgggagtgacaatcccttccacactgggagcaagtgcagtctgtgcctggtctgtctccctggctgtgggccttccttctttgcctcagactgttggccaagtgtctcttcaaactgggagaggccatgctgcacagcctgcctccaagcgggccactcagaggccagggtttcccacctgttgaggtccactcctaaggccttcagatccctcttgcagatgtccttcacagctgtggtctacctgtagggcgctttccttgcacgagttctccatagaggagatcctttgggatccggccatcatccattctcacgacatgaccgagccaacgcaggcgtctctgcagtgcatacatgctagggattccagcacgttccaggactgtgttgtttggaactttgtcctgccaggtgatgctgagaatgcgtcggaggcagcgcatgtggaaagcgtttagttttctctcctgttgtaatcggagagtccatgactcgttgcagtacagaagtgtactcaggacgcaagctctgtagacctggatcttggtatgttccgtcagcttcttgttggaccagactctctttgtgagtctggaaaacgtggtagctgctttaccgatgcgtttgtttagctcggtatcgagagaaagagtagcTTGAGAagcttgagaaggcctccttgattgccccccccccaactcaggatgcagtgcacaccctcttggcaaggctgcatcagtaatggcaagttggataggattagttaTCTCTTCCACTCTTGTGCACAAGTGTGCACAAGACTGCATCCTAACTTTTGTATGGGCACAGATCTATGGCACTGGGAATAATTTGTTGCATTTTTGCAATTGGATGaacttccttttcttttgcttgttTAGTAAGCTTCCTACACATCCACCCCACCCTTTTTGCCCCTGTGGTTCTGtcatctagcacagtgtttctcaaactgtgggtcagaacccagtaggtgggtcgcgagccaatttcaagtgggtccccattcatttcaatattttatttttaatgaattagacGATGCTCTCAAGGTatgttgactgcatttggggaaatgttacagacctgtacttttaacaagctactatgtatactccggagctggagtccctgaggcagttcatggctgaacacagttacgttctggcaactcctgcgacgccgctggaaccaaccgtattggcctctgcctttccactggaccatttcagcgacgtggagaggggggatttgctgcctgggtaacagcctatcctccatacctactttacccaggcttcgcgcactggagaggacactctgttccagaaccaccattcagagcgtgacaccatagtcttccgagactgaaggatgccaacaacaatgtatactgttttaacaatgatagtaaatgggacttactcctggttaagtgtgggtaagattgcagcctaggattgttaaaaattttcgtgcttgatgatgtcacttgcagtcaagacatcacttctggtgggtcctgacagattctcattctaaaaagtgggtcccagtgctaaatgtgtgagaaccactgatctagcaggTTCACAGGATAGATAGTAGCAAGCCCCAAGAGTGTGTGtcgggcagaggggggaggggtagACTGTGCACATGTTTGGAAGAGGcacatgcctgggggggggggtctaactGGTACATGGCTGATATTTGCAGTCCTCGTGCTGACCCACAGCTGGGCACCACGGCCTAGGAACCAGGCAGCAGTAGCacagctagagggagtgcaaagcactctaagggcacaatcccaacttgtgctggaaacagacaggacagtgggcctgtgctgcatccagcacaagtctgGGGCTGGTTGAGGCTTGGCccgaggaaaggggaaacttttccccttatccggTGTCGCagtgcagcagccctaatgggtctcctcagattctgtgccacctgatgaggtggcacaaatctgagcagcctgggactgctctGGGCCACCTAGGAATGGGGTCAAGATTCGGCATAGCTGCTGGATCCAGGCCCCCAACTCCCGCTCTCCGCCACCCCAGGAACACCCGctgtccaccctcctccaccccagaacgccaGACACCTGTGCTGGCAAAGTTCGGCCAACGCAACTCACCTTTTCCCCAGGGCCAGTGTGGGGAGGCCGGCGTGCGTCTATGCGGCAACTTACCTCCCCTCACAGTAGTGCAAAACTGCTTCACAGAATTTTTGTGACACTCCCGGACCAGTGCAAGAGAGCTGCATCGGCCTAAGGGCCGGTTAGGTTTGGGCCTGTTGCACGATGGCGCCTCGCCGCAGCatgcgagcagcccctcccctctggagccattctggtcagCTTTGGTGAAGGGGacgggccacttgcatgccaggGGGAGGCGCTGGGCAACACCGAGTGGGCAACACCGAGTGCTttgtgccccctctagctacactactgcaaggCAGTGGGCAGGACGTGCCCTTCTGCCcaccagggacgtgtggtgggtggggaggcaggtaaggcagagtgCTCGAACAgcgccacccactgcccaccgtGTGAGGCGCTCACGCACACTCAACCCATGCGCAAAGcgcgtgggttgagtgtgcttgagcacttCACACTGTGGTGGCCGTGGACtcctggtgaggctctgcctcacctgcctccccagctgTCCCTCCAGGAGTGgcagtggcggcggcggcggcggcggcggcagcagtggactcctggggaggctctgtctcacctgcctccccacccaccactgtCCCTCCAGACGCGACTGCCAACTCCCCTCCAGAGCCAGCCCTGGCTGCGCACAGGCAGCACGCCCTCCCCGCCCCTCCCAGCGAAGCCGCCAAGCACGTGCACGCCGCCCGCCATGGCGCATGCGCAAAACCCCCGCGCCGCCGGGGCGCCCCCGCCCCTCCGTTTGGGGCGGGGCCAAGCGGCGCGGAGGCACCGCCTTTCCCGAGCCTGGGCGCATGCGCAGTGACGCGGCGCGtcgggagggaggaaggaggccgggaagggaggaagaggaagccgCCATCTTGTTGTCGCGTCGCCGCCGCCGCCATAGTCCGGAGCAGACCGAGCAGCGACGGCCGACCGGGACTGACGGAGCGAAGGAGCCAGCCGGTGGCGGCGGCGGTGAGGGCGCGCGGGCTGTGGGCGTGCGCGGCGGCCCTTCCCCTGGGCCGCCTTTGTGGGGCGCAGGCCGCGCCTCCTGGGCGGGACGGGCAGCGTTGCGGCCGAGGCCTGGCCGGACCTGCCGCCGCTCCCCCCGGGCTGCTGGCGGGCGGGGCGTCGCAGGGCCTCGGGCGGGGCTGCtcgggctccctgcgggcctcgGCGGGAGGCGGAGGCCGCGGCAGCCCTTCCGCCTCGCACTGGCGCGGCCAAGCCGAGCTCGCCCCCCGCCCGCGAGGCCTGCAGCGACCGGGCTGCCTCTCCCCCCGCGGCCGCCCCCTGCGGCAGGCCCCGTAGCGCCGCCGGGGCGGCCCGGAGGCTCCCCGCTGCCCCGTCCCGGCAGTGCGGAGGGGGAGCAGGAAGCGCCTCCTCGGTGGCAGGACGGCGGAGGCCGCTGCGTGGACGAGGCCTGGGGGGCTCCAGCTGGCCTGCGTTCTCCAGCCCCTGCGGTGCCAGGCGGGGAGGCCTGGGGGTGGCCGCCCCCTCCAGCGTGCGCGTGTGGGCAGCGTGTGAACCGCCCCCTCTCTCCGCAGATCGGACCAAGGCCTGGCGAGGACACGAAGACCGAGCAGGTGGCTGCGCTGCTGCGAAGCGCTTGACAGGCGCCCGCTGCCTGCCTGGCAATAAGACTCACGTACTGAGCAGGACCTTATTTATCTCTCCATCTTGGAGAACCTAATAAACTGTTACTGCAGTTCCGTACCCAGTTCTGAGGCTGAAGGAGACGTCTCCGTGGAGAAGACTATGAGTACGGCCAGAACAGAGAACCCTGTTATAATGGGTCTCTCCAGTCAGAATGGACAGCTGAGGGGCCCGGTGAAGGCCACTGGCGGCCCGGCAGGCGGGGGCACGCAGGCTCAGCAGCAGATCAACCCGCTGAAGCACCCCAGTACAGTCAACAACGGCACTCAGCAGCAGCAAGCACAGA
The sequence above is a segment of the Tiliqua scincoides isolate rTilSci1 chromosome 11, rTilSci1.hap2, whole genome shotgun sequence genome. Coding sequences within it:
- the CXCR5 gene encoding C-X-C chemokine receptor type 5; protein product: MAGGVHVLGGFAGRGGEGVLPIDYYNGSENDGNFSDDYLCPEGEDGSAPSFKILVPVYLLIFLLGALGNLLVLVILWRYRHSRTSTELFLFHLALANLLLVLTFPFGVVESLAGWIFGTFLCKLLSATNRITFYSSSLLLGCISVDRYLAVVYAVRTFRKQRVLSVHLTCLVVWVASLLLTLPDLLFTEVWPESDNLSICHFKEYGMHASNAWLATRFLYHIVGFFLPSVLMCYCYAAIVRVLCQSQRLQRRKAVKVAILVTGVFLLCWSPYHVVIFWDTLLKLEASKTSCMAKDDLGTAIMVCEMVGFSHCYLNPILYAFVGVRFRHDACRVLHDLGCLSQVALQNILGTSRTDSSSETNVSVLRHPTFPRSVSLLAASSDLPGPWPSSQDSAGQVAQGESGGPNSSPARG